In Aspergillus chevalieri M1 DNA, chromosome 7, nearly complete sequence, the sequence CAAATCCTACCAATCCATACTAGTAATGGAActacagaaaatgaaaacacCACCTCAGATCTTGAACAGCAATGGAGCCATGCAGAAGCTGAGGATACCACTATGCCCATACTTTGTGATGCCATCCGTGCAGGATTACCTCATTTCCCTCCTGAATTGGGAATCCGGGTCTCAATTGGCGAATGTGAATTAGACTCTGATGGTCGGATCCTCTTTCGCAAACGACGATGGGTTCCCAATAATGAACCTTTACGAACAAGATTAATgcaagaagcccatgacTCCCCACTGTCTGGGCATCCAGGTAGCAATGCACTATATAGTCtacttgctcgacaacttttCTGGCCCAATATGAGTGCAGATGTGAAACGTTTTGTCAAGAATTGTGACCAATGTGGAGCTACCAACATATGGCGAGATCGACGACAAGGACTGCTGAAACCCTTACCTATCCCAGATCGCAAATGGCGTGAACTCTCCATGGATTTTATAGAAGGACTGCCAGAGTCAAATGGTTACAGTGCTATCCTGGTGATAGTAGACCGCCTCACAAAAGGGACTATCCTAATCCCTTGTGCAAGGACAGGAAGTGACTACATTGTACCAAAGTTCCTGCAGCATGTTGTGGCATACCATGGCCTCCCAGCTGCTATCACCTCTGATCGCGGCTCACAGTTTGTGGGTGAACTCTGGGAACGCATGTGTAGCCTCCTCAAGATCAATCGACGCCTATCCACTGCCTACCACCCCCAAACTGATGGGCAAACAGAGCGCATGAATGCAGTTGTTGAGAGCTATCTCCGTAACTTTTGCAACTTTGCACAGGACAACTGGTCAGAAATCCTACCTATGGCGCAGCTTGCAATTGCCAACCAGACTGCAGCTTCTACTGGGTTCAGCCCCTTTTTCCTTGACCATGGGTTCCACCTGGAGACACTTCAACTAGTTGAACCAGTCACTgaagaactccaacaatCATCCAGTGGGTCTGCAGGTGCACGAATAGCTGACAAACTCAAGAATGCATTGGAGGTCGCTCAAAGTGAGTTAgctgcagcccaggaacGACAGGAACAATATGCCAACCGTTACCGAAACCTTGCACCACACtacaagcctggtgataaagtTTGGCTCGCCCTGCATAATATCCGAACAAGCC encodes:
- a CDS encoding uncharacterized protein (COG:L;~EggNog:ENOG410PGPZ;~InterPro:IPR012337,IPR000953,IPR036397,IPR023780, IPR041373,IPR043502,IPR041588,IPR001584,IPR016197, IPR043128;~PFAM:PF17917,PF00385,PF17921;~go_function: GO:0003676 - nucleic acid binding [Evidence IEA];~go_process: GO:0015074 - DNA integration [Evidence IEA]) — its product is MMTMGYCAHVPSSQKKNSPAECNYEIHDKELLAIINCLKEWESELISTPKFIIITDHKNLRYFMKLRRLNERQMRWADILSRYDFYLQYRPGKLALTPDALSRRDQDMPNDPGDERLQMREKRLLDPNAFVETSECTICCVSAVQVDKSIQILPIHTSNGTTENENTTSDLEQQWSHAEAEDTTMPILCDAIRAGLPHFPPELGIRVSIGECELDSDGRILFRKRRWVPNNEPLRTRLMQEAHDSPLSGHPGSNALYSLLARQLFWPNMSADVKRFVKNCDQCGATNIWRDRRQGLLKPLPIPDRKWRELSMDFIEGLPESNGYSAILVIVDRLTKGTILIPCARTGSDYIVPKFLQHVVAYHGLPAAITSDRGSQFVGELWERMCSLLKINRRLSTAYHPQTDGQTERMNAVVESYLRNFCNFAQDNWSEILPMAQLAIANQTAASTGFSPFFLDHGFHLETLQLVEPVTEELQQSSSGSAGARIADKLKNALEVAQSELAAAQERQEQYANRYRNLAPHYKPGDKVWLALHNIRTSRPSKKLDVRQAKYTVLAQISPYAYRLNTPEGIHPVFHVDLLRPAANNPFPSQRNDDYQPPAVLVDGEEEYQVERILDYRQIRRGRGFQRQYLVKWTGYLHPEWTAAHNMENTAALDEWEQRHGSQSPVRDGDDS